The genomic region AGAGGTATGCAAAATGGTCTGGGTATTGAAGAGGAGGGGCTGACTTGAAGCAGAGAATTGGGTCAACGTACCAACAAATTCCATCTTGACAATCCACAGACAGACCGTGATGGTGCATCCGATAATCGACAAGTACTACGAGCGTGACCCTCACCACGTTCGCTCTAGTGCATTTGTCCAGGCCAAGGGACTTACATCAAACGAGAAGAACCGAAGTGACGTTGCTAGTCCTGCGGGAGTTGATCGGCAGCAACAGGAGCTTGAGGGCTACCGCAAGATGATGACAGGCACTCTCAACTTTGGCCCTCCCAGGAGCCTCAGTCCCGATATGTGCCGTCAAACCAGAAAGGTAGCCCCTGTGTGTGAGTCGATACCCGTGCCTCAACCACAAGCACCGCCTCCGCCTGCACAGGCAACCACTCCAACTGAACAAGGCAACAAACCAGCCCCAGCGCAGGGAAACATCAAAGTTAAGAGACGATCTGTCCAGCTGCTGGATGGCAACCAAGGCCAAAGTTCAAACGATTACGATCAAATCTCGGATACCGAAGAGCCAACGAGGGCAGATGTGCATAACCCTAGGAAGCTTTCGCGGTATTTCCCTGAACTGACGCTCGCATCGCATGCGGGGTCCTAGAAGGACGgggaggagaaggctgggAAACAGGGCGAGGTAATCTGGGGAAATGACATGATAGAAGGGGCCAAAGGGGTGCGAGATTTGgtttgagtttattttaCGGCCGTGTGTGCTTGGGCATCGCACCGAATATCTCGGCGCTTGTggcatggtgttgaggtgtGAATTTCATTCAATATGGTGTATTCTACCTAGATTGGCATTTCGGAATGGTTTTTTGTGTTTCATGAATACCCTCGTATCGGAATCACCATATCGAGCCGTAAGAGCCAAATGGGAATCAAAGTTTACTGTACGACGACGTCTCTATGCTTAAAGGACTCGATTAACATGGTGACAGATGCGTTTAAATTCTAGGCAACGATGGCTTTTGCCGCCTCTTTGTCAAGACAGAGTGCTCATTCGCTGTCACTCGCCCCTATCACGGTCAAATGCGCGTGAGAGTTCAACAGCTCCCACATAATATCATGAAACAGCACACACAGGCAAGCCATAATATTGAGGCACTGGCAAATAGGGAAAATACGTCGTGGTGATGACTTCAGAGGCAGTGCGTTGCTCTAAAGCTACTTCCAAACGAGCCTGCCCTCAACGACGACAACCGATTCAACACCTTAACTGCCCGCCAAAGGACGTTTGGCGTAGCCCAAACTGAAGGCGGTACTTTCAACGCTTTGTGACTACCTAAACTGTGCAGCGCTTCTTCAAACCTACTTAAACAACGTGAGGCTCTCCTTACCATAtcctttcctcttccccCTGACCACCTACCTATACGACATATATGACTGAACAGCGAGTGACACTGAGTAACGATATGCCTTGCGGTGTCGCCATCATTCGGTACGAGCAGTGCCTGCACAAGCTCCTCTTCAAGGTTGGATGCACTCAAGGTTGCAAAGAGCTCTGCCCCGCGTCACGTCAAAGAGTCCTCGTCGTCACTAGTTACCTCTGGCTCTGTGAGGACTGCCACAAACGTGAATTCAACACGGAGCTCGCCCAGCGATGCTGCAAATGGACAGATCTCCAACGCGCAGTCCCCCTGGACTACCCCCCTGAGCAACAGACCATGTTGAGCATCGTATTGCAGAACCGCCAGTGCCTTGACAACGCGTTCCGCGACAGTGCCCGCGCCATGAAGCTCGAGGAGATCCAGTGGGTGGCAGAGTGGACGTATGAGTATGGCCTTATGCTGTACGATGTAACGGTCGCGGGGAGATGGGATCGAAGCAAGGCTATGAGGAGGATAGACCAGCTGAGGAGCTTGCGTCTTTGGGATCTTGTCGTGATCAAAGATGGACTACGATGTTCTAAGGAGCTCTTCGAGGACCAACCAGAGGAAACCTACTGGACAATCAGTGGTGAGTAAAGCCTTCAGGGGGTATAACAGAGGAGAGCCTGACTTGGCCCAGAGCAATTCGCCGAGCAGCATTATGACCGAGCAAGCGAGGGACAGCTCCCTGAGCCAAGTCGACCACAGCCCCCTTTGTTTTTTGAGACTGAGAATACACATACATCTGAGACAAAGGAAAGCGCTGAGTCCCCTGACATGATGGACTGGATCcaagatggcgaggatgatgacgagaaacCCGTCACTGAGCAACCTCCTCCATCACAGCCACTCCCTGACGAATAACTCCATGACACTGCTACAACACACGACTACGACTACCCACGTCTCGCTGAGCCGGTAGTTGCACCCTAGGTGCCAAGCAGGCGGGCCTCGAGGAGGCGACCCGAAGCTCTGGTCGGCAGACGCGGTTATCAACTTTGATTAAGATGCCGTAACATAAACTCCCCCAGCGTCGCAATACACCCACGGCCAACCCACGCTCGTCCGCATCATTCTGTATGTGCATAGTTTCAAGTAAGAGGTATAGGAAATTGAAACTATTCTCAGATTGATAACGTACATGTGATTGCGGGCGTAACGTTGAATCTAACCCCATGACAACTCCACGTTAGTCGGGTAGTTGGTCGTGCCCATCTCCATCTGTTTTGCACTTCCACCCCTTCCCCTTGCCTTCAGTTCATTTCTCATTTCTAGACGCATTCTTTTAATGTCTTACACCCCATCCCACCCTATCCCGTCCTATCTAATCACCACAAAGGAACCCAACCCAAATTGTGTTTGACCTACCTCGTCGGGAATAGCATCAATCACAGAATGACAAacctcatcagcctcaggtTTAGTCTGCCCTGTATGCACACCACCCCCCATCCCCCAGCCTCGGCCATGCCTGTTTTCACTCCTGAAACCAGCATTAGCTAtgcctttctctctctctctctctctgttgTGCCCCTTGATCGTTCGCCGTTCTCACCGAAACCATCCCCCCCCGATCCTTGTACACTACCAGCAAGGCTCAGCAGGATTGTTACATGTCGTGGCGTTTTGCCCACCCCTACTAGCTCCAGGAGACAAGGCCGAATGGATGTGGAGAGAAGGGAGgatccttttagctttttgGATTTTGCTTGTGATGTTACGTTGAGGAGGGAGATCGCTGACTAGGATATGTTTCTGCGTTTGACTGTCTCAGTTCTCGATCATAATAAAAACGTCCTTATGGCTACATGTACCTGGATGTGGAAATCAGAATTGCAACAGCCTTGCAGTCTCCATTTGGAGTTGCATTGACAGATTATCATACTGTTGCATGTCTCATTCCAAGTGACAGCGCAACGTGGTGCAAGGTGGTATCCCGGTGTAGAATACGTAAATATATCACCATGCATCTGTCGTTTACACAACAACTACTACCGTACCGGTACTTGACTTGACAGAGTTCAAGCAATTGAACTGACAAGGGACCCATCCCCAACTCCATTACCGTAAATCATCCCTAATGTCGATCATTGAACCCATTCCCATCCCCACACTCACTTTCAAACTCTGGCCTGAATCGGCCAAAAAAAAATATCTGATAGTGGGTTGGGCACTCTGACGTCTCGTCTTGTCTCAATCTCGACCAATCAACGATCTAACCGCGCCTTATCAATCCTCGTCCAGCTGTGCTCTCGTGCAGTATCCGTGCAGTAAATGAAGTAAAAGCCCTTCACCTCCGGCCGGCTCCGCCAGGGACAGCGGAGTCAATCCGCGGTGGCGCCGCTGCAAGCCAGACAGACTCTGACCTTTCGCTTTTAGGAGTACTACGTGGTACAGCAAAAGCTAGCtggaaataaaaaaaaaaggaggCTGAAAATTAGAGGCTGTATTCAACCTAGTCCAGCCCTGTAACGTCTTTGCAACTGCCAAATCCTGCATCGTCTTTCACTAGCACCCTCGGCATATCCTGGATGTGAGGGTCACTCTCGACTCCCTAACGTGCTCCTTAATCGTTCGTTGACTGGCACAAGTAGTAGTTTGACACTTTTCAGGTGAACTTTCGTTTTAATCTCGGTCTCTTTTGGACCATATTCAGTACGTACCCAACTCCAGAAGGTCTGTCCTAATATGCTAAACCGAAACGCCTTGCTTCCTTTCTAACGTAACCGATCCGTATGCTGTTGTGTTGCGTTGCCTGCGTTACATAATACAAAGATGATGATACTAGCCTTTTCGTCAAGCTAAACTCCCAAACTTAATCCCACAGTAGTCCCGAATCCGAATATGACACACACTCACTCAACATTAGGCTAACAAGACCGGCCAACTTCACCAACCCCTACCCACGCATGCCTGTCTGCAATTCATGACAGCCCCTTGCAACTTGATCCAAATCCCTGAttcccatctcatcatctcagcccagcccagccccaGCTCAGTCCGAGCACAAACGCCTTCACATGTCAATCGCCGAACATCCCTGCACATCAAAACATGATCCACTCCACCTCCACTCCGGGTCCCCCGATGCATTTGGTCCAGTTGAACGGTCCGCGTTGATCCCCGGTCCTGGTTCCCAACATCAACGGCTCTTCTCCCGCCCAATCTTGGGCCCACAACTTCTCCAGCACCTCCAGAGCCGCCAAGTTGTTCATGTAACCAGAACGGAACATGATATCACGACACTTGGACCGCACCATGTTTTGCTGTAATTCGTTGACGCACTCGCAGCCCGCAACAAAAAGGGGCCAGAGTAGAAACTTCTCGGCGCTACTTCCTGTGTCCAGGTTCGTTGCGTAATAGACCACCTGGCTGACAAGGCTCTGGATACTCTGGTGCCCTGAAGGTAACGATGGGCTCACTAGTCGCTCCGTGTATAACAGGGCGGCATAGCGGAAAGCCTCGGAGAGTGATTCCAGGTCTCGTAGTTGACTCTGTGTACAGGGCTCAGGAAGTGAGGCGCTGACCCTGGGAGCATCGAAGTTCCAATTCTGCAGGGCCAGCCGTGCTTCTTTCCACTCATGCCAAAACAAGGAGCGACCTTCTTCGTATGACGCGGCCGGGGCACTTGTTGGCGCAGTTCGGTCCTCGTGGATTCCCGTGTTCGATCGCCCATCACCAAGGCCATGGCTAGTGACACTACTCATGTCCCCTAACTGATCGTTCACATTAAACCCTGTGAGAGATTCTCGCCGAGCGTGACCTAGTGGAGAGATGTAAGACAAGGACGGAGATCGTTCAGGCACTTCCTGAGTTCCATATGCGGCAGCTGCTTTTCGTACGGAGCGATTCTGAGACAATAGATTCAGGCGACCGAGTCTGCTAAtggtcttgaagagctcgCGGTCACACCCCACCAGGTTCTCGGCTCCAACAGGCAAGAGTTGAGAGTCTGACATCCCACTGAAACCAGGATACACTTGAGACTCGCGCTCGTTGATGCTGGCAGAGATGGCGTCAAAGTAGTTGAAAATAGCCTCCATCCAGGCCGAATTGCTAGATGTTGCAAGATGCTGAGTTCGAAGAGCAAGAATCTTGCTGACACCGGCAAACTGAGTATGGAATTTGGCGATACCGGACTCAACCATGCGGTAATGACATAGTAGGAGGATCGTAGCAAGGACCGAATCGTGAATTGCTTTGGTCCGGTCGTTGAGTTGCTCGTTTAATAGGTGCACAGCCAGGTTACGGTGTTGGTATTCCTCGGCGAGGGACAGGTCGTCGGGCTGAGTGTCTGCCATGGCTTCGGCGGCATGTTTGTcagccatcaacttctcaGAAAGATCTCGTGTATCACGTCCGAGACTCAGTTTCCTCTTCATGCGGAGATTGCAGGATGCAAGAGCACAAATTGCATGGCTCAAACTCTGGCTGTTTACAGCTAGTCGCAGAATATGGTCTCGAAATGGGTTGTGTGGCCCGTCGATAAAGACCATGGAGGGACACATGATATTCTCGTAGTAATCCATGAAAAAGGgcatcttggagatgaggtCCTGGCTCACATGAACAGAATGATTTTCGGAAGCGGTTGGCCAACCCGAGGGAGCAAAGTCCGAGTGATGAGATttgacatcttcatcttgcatCGATGGAGACTGCCAGGAGATCGGCATCGAGCTATAGCTGGCGCCATATGTATCGACTTCAGGCACGCCTGCAAACGTTAGAACCAAGGAATTCATTGGTTCCATCTGAGCTTACCGAATGAATCACAATCCCGAACCATCCTATTGCCCATTTGCGAGTCAAAGGTGTCGGTATGCGAGTGAAGGCTGGAGCTCATTTCTGAAGGAGCATGGGCGAGACTGGGGCATGAGGTCGGGGCGAAAGTCCTTGCGTGTTCGGCGTAGAGGGATGCTGGGGGGCTTTGAGGGCCAGGAGAGCTAGTGCCTGTTGTATAGCTGTCGTACATGTAGGACGGGCTGTGAACATAAGAGACGTCGTCTCTGGTATAAGACTGGCTCATGGGCGATACGTAGCCAACATCGGGAGTTAGGGGATCGATGGAAGATGAGAGGTTTTCTGTGACAAGAGGCACCGGGAATCGATGCAGATTGTGTGCTGTTTCTTGAGCGGGAGAATAGTTGACCGAACCCCAGTTTCCTTGGTGGATGGGGGCTGCATGCTCAGGATGGGGGATAGAGAGGTAGTCATATCCTGCCATGGCAAACGGTGTTGTAGGTGCAGAAGCAACTTGCGTCACTGCAGGAATATCAATAGGGCCTTGGCGCATCCGGCTGACTTCATCTTCCGTCCCTGAACGAGCAATGgcagagcttcttgatgatgcagTCGAGTGTTTCCTGGGTTCACGAGTAACAGGGGGAGCTTTTGCAATGGGAAGAGACAAGCCACGAAGCTTGCCTCGACTGGCCACGCCAACTCCCCAAGTAAGTTGTGTTTTATAACCAGAGCATTCACTGCCAACCTCGAGACACTGAGAGCAGTATGGTCTTCTACGGTCACacttgatgttcttcttggagCAAGAGAAACAATCATCCGAAGCGCCACCAGCAGGAGCACGTCTTCTGCGCTTTCGTACTGCAGAGGGATCCTTGACCGTAACGGTCGGTTGTGACATGGCGGCTGTCATGTTCGTGAATTTGAAAAGGTGAAGTGTGTAAGAGGTGGACGGGTGTGCTAAGAGAGTTGTCGAGGCCAAGGTATATAACCAAGTTGAGTCAACTTAATGTGTATGTTGACAAGAGTCGATGTGAAGTTGGTGGAGGAGTAGTGGTATAGTTAAAGACTTTGGATATGAGGAACTCATAAGAGTATAGACAACAGGAAGATCTTAGAAACGGTGGAAACACGATGTTAAAGTATGAATGAAGTCTTCAGGAACGGGGTATGAATATGGAAGTGGCGCTCTAGGACGGTATAAGGCAAGATGAAGGCCAGATAGAAGAGGCGAGGGGTGTTCAGAGACCGAGGAGGGTATCGCCCAGTacttgagagcagcaacaagacccTGAAGCCGCGGCAGGGATCATGATGGGGAGCAGTGCACTCGAGGGGTGCAGGGAGAGTGAGGGGTGTGGGTGAAGTTCATTACAAGGAGTGGTAGCGTGAAATGGCGTAGTGATGTACCTACAGCAGATAGGCACGTTTAAGATCGAGAGAGCGGGACGTCTGATGAGAGACGGGAGTGGAGAGAGGGGGATGGATGGGGGATAGACGACTCCCATGCCATGATGGGGGCACCACCGTTAGCTCTGGCTTGTCTCTGCtgtggctctggctctgcctccgtctctgtctctggtAGGTCCTGGCTCTGGGCgttggcatcatcatcccaaACCCAAGCAAGCGTGTCTTTTTGCGATGATCAGCGGGGGATCCTTGGATGCCATCTCCATTTCGGCCGAGGTAGACTAGAGGAGCAGAATAGGTTAACCAGTGACAACCACAGAAGGGATTCCCCTGGCAATAAGAAAATGGTTTCAGTCTCGACGGACCCAGtccaatctcaatctctctcGGTGTCTTGGCCGGTGCTGGCGGTGATGTATGTAGGTCTACAGTAGATAGCGGCAGCGCGGGCCTCCTTCATAATACGTAGGGTACGTCGTtgtttggagaagaggaagagaaataTGGAGAGACGACGACCTGAGGAACCAGGAAAACTTCACTCACAATGACGGGAGGATGGAGGGGAGGGGCGGGATCGAAGATTGCGTGGGCGTGGCTACTCGCTACTGTACGAAATGGTAGGTGCAATTGCAACCAAACAAGTTGGTTACGGTTAAGATACCTTGTTTGTCGTATGGAATGTGAGCAGTCGTAAGTATCTATCTCTAGCCCCAGGAAAGTGGTTCATTCTTTGCCTGCGGACCCTGTAAGTCTTTGGGGTAAGCCAGTCCAGCAAGCACCCGCCCCAAGTCTGGTCGGGTGGATAGAACCTCCCATCGTTCGGCGGCCTACGGGGGGTTAAGCCCCCCCGGCTTGATCTCCATGAGCGGTTTAGTGGCCGTCGGTATAGCGCTGCGAGGCACCCCTAGCGCTGTTCATACACCGGTATAACTGCCCTTGGCCGTTCCCACATTGCCTGGGGGTTCTGATTTGGCCAGCCCATGTTCATCGAGTCCGTCCCTTGTAGAGCAAGGTCTCACTCGCTCTCTTCCGCCCGAGTTCCCCCCCAACTCTCGGATCTTGGGCAGATTGGACTCACGAAACTCTTATTCTGTACTGTAATCGTCGTCGCGGACAAGGGAGCACTCATGACAAGGTTGAAAATCTAGGCCAATCTAGGCCAAGTTCGGCAAAGAGTGCAGCGAGCGCCAAGTCGGGGACGATTGCGCAAAGGGAATAGAGCCTCAAAGCATAAAAGCCGCCGGTAATAACTAAAGGTGAGTTAAGATTGATGATGCGTGAATATCCAAGATTTACAAGGGAACCCAGGTGATGTGGGAGAATTGGGCAAGTTTTGTTCCTCTTTGTGGCTTGTCACGTAGCATCCTCTCGTCTAGATGAAAAACCGTCTGGAGCCGACATGACAACGGTATACGGCCGAAGCACACCTGAGGCTCAATCCAGTCTTGTAAACTCTGTAAGGAGCTTTGTTCCGGCATAGGTCTATGCTTCCAGTCTAGATAGCTCATCATACATGACACAACGGGCTGGCAGAGTGTCGGTTTGGGGctaagatcaagaaggaaccTGCATACTGACACTGAGACCGTAGATAGTCTGGTGCGCCAGTAGTTTGACGCtatgggagaagaagaagaaaatttCGAAGAACTCAGGGGAAAAGAGGCTTCAAATTCAATCTGTCCAAGCTTTTTTTCACCTTTCTGTCGTACAAGTCAGTTCAGACTGTAGACTGGAGGTAAGATACTTATCTCTCAGACACTCTCGGAATCGCCGACGAGGCTGCGATAAGTCAACATCTCCCACTGTCACTGGTTGTCAGTCACTACAGACACCAGACAGTCAGTACTAGACGGACGATACTGTAGCTTTTGGCAATTGTCGATCGC from Fusarium fujikuroi IMI 58289 draft genome, chromosome FFUJ_chr04 harbors:
- a CDS encoding related to acriflavine sensitivity control protein ACR-2, which translates into the protein MSQPTVTVKDPSAVRKRRRRAPAGGASDDCFSCSKKNIKCDRRRPYCSQCLEVGSECSGYKTQLTWGVGVASRGKLRGLSLPIAKAPPVTREPRKHSTASSRSSAIARSGTEDEVSRMRQGPIDIPAVTQVASAPTTPFAMAGYDYLSIPHPEHAAPIHQGNWGSVNYSPAQETAHNLHRFPVPLVTENLSSSIDPLTPDVGYVSPMSQSYTRDDVSYVHSPSYMYDSYTTGTSSPGPQSPPASLYAEHARTFAPTSCPSLAHAPSEMSSSLHSHTDTFDSQMGNRMVRDCDSFGVPEVDTYGASYSSMPISWQSPSMQDEDVKSHHSDFAPSGWPTASENHSVHVSQDLISKMPFFMDYYENIMCPSMVFIDGPHNPFRDHILRLAVNSQSLSHAICALASCNLRMKRKLSLGRDTRDLSEKLMADKHAAEAMADTQPDDLSLAEEYQHRNLAVHLLNEQLNDRTKAIHDSVLATILLLCHYRMVESGIAKFHTQFAGVSKILALRTQHLATSSNSAWMEAIFNYFDAISASINERESQVYPGFSGMSDSQLLPVGAENLVGCDRELFKTISRLGRLNLLSQNRSVRKAAAAYGTQEVPERSPSLSYISPLGHARRESLTGFNVNDQLGDMSSVTSHGLGDGRSNTGIHEDRTAPTSAPAASYEEGRSLFWHEWKEARLALQNWNFDAPRVSASLPEPCTQSQLRDLESLSEAFRYAALLYTERLVSPSLPSGHQSIQSLVSQVVYYATNLDTGSSAEKFLLWPLFVAGCECVNELQQNMVRSKCRDIMFRSGYMNNLAALEVLEKLWAQDWAGEEPLMLGTRTGDQRGPFNWTKCIGGPGVEVEWIMF